From the Euphorbia lathyris chromosome 6, ddEupLath1.1, whole genome shotgun sequence genome, one window contains:
- the LOC136233886 gene encoding glycerol-3-phosphate acyltransferase ATS12, chloroplastic — MNLSALPPAFLSITPSPSPSPSTSPSFSVFFPFVSPRLSFLPPLHSSDSLALQQPSARRSVFSCLFCSLDSKAMSNFVDEDREAFASDSGMKDDKKEAKKSTHIRTFLAAKTEQELLCGIKKEVEAGRLPLNVAAGMEELYQNYRNAVLQSGIPNAKDVILSNMAAALDCISLDVEEPYVFSPYHRALREPFDYYNFGQNYIRPLVDFRNSYVGNISLFCEVEEKLQQGHNIILISNHQTEADPAVIALLLENTYPYIAEKLIYVAGDRVVTDPLCKPFSMGRNLICVYSKKHMDDVPELTEMKKKANIRSLKEMASILREGSHIIWISPSGGRDRPDPLTGDWYPAPFDASAVDNMRRLAEHSGAPGHFYPLALLCHEIMPPPPQVEKEIGEKRLVAFHGTGVSIAPKINFSEIAVACENSDKAKTVYSQALYDSVCEQYNVLKSAIHGKRGLEASISAVSLSQPWNKSTS; from the exons ATGAACCTTTCCGCTCTTCCTCCTGCATTCCTCTCTATAACTCCGTCGCCGTCCCCGTCCCCGTCGACGTCGCCCTCGTTTtccgttttctttcctttcgtGTCACCGAGACTCTCTTTTCTTCCTCCCTTACATTCTTCTGATTCTCTCGCTCTACAACAACCGAGTGCGCGCAGGTCCGTCTTTTCTTGCTTGTTTTGTTCTCTTGATAGCAAAGCAATGTCTAACTTTGTCGACGAGGATAGAGAAGCTTTTGCTTCTGATAGCGGCATGAAAGACGACAAGAAAGAAGCGAAGAAGTCTACTCATATCCGCACTTTTCTTGCTGCTAAGACGGAACAAG AGTTGCTATGTGGTATTAAGAAGGAAGTTGAAGCAGGGAGGTTGCCTTTAAATGTTGCAGCGGGCATGGAAGAACTGTATCAGAATTATAGAAATGca GTTTTACAGAGTGGAATTCCCAATGCAAAAGATGTCATACTATCAAATATGGCTGCTGCATTGGATTGTATATCCTTGGATGTTGAG GAGCCCTATGTTTTTTCACCTTATCACAGAGCATTGAGGGAGCCATTTGACTACTATAACTTCGGTCAAAATTATATACGTCCTCTGGTTGATTTTAG GAATTCATATGTTGGCAATATTTCCCTTTTCTGTGAAGTGGAAGAGAAGCTTCAGCAG GGTCATAACATTATCTTGATATCAAACCACCAAACTGAAGCAGATCCTGCTGTCATTGCATTGTTGCTTGAAAATACATATCCCTACATTGCTGAGAAATTG ATCTATGTGGCAGGGGATAGAGTTGTAACAGATCCTCTTTGCAAGCCATTCAGTATGGGAAG GAATCTTATATGTGTGTACTCAAAGAAGCACATGGATGATGTTCCTGAGCTTACGGAGATGAAGAAAAAGGCAAATATACGAAGCTTGAAGGAGATGGCCTCAATTTTAAG GGAGGGGTCACACATAATATGGATTTCACCAAGCGGTGGTAGGGACCGCCCAGATCCTTTAACTGGAGACTGGTATCCG GCACCTTTTGATGCTTCTGCAGTGGACAATATGAGAAGGCTTGCTGAACATTCTGGTGCTCCAGGACATTTTTATCCTTTAGCATTATTATGCCATGAGATTATGCCTCCCCCACCACAG GTGGAAAAGGAAATTGGCGAGAAAAGACTGGTTGCCTTTCATGGGACTGGAGTTTCAATAGCACCAAAAATCAACTTCTCTGAAATTGCTGTTGCTTGTGAAAATTCTGACAAG GCTAAAACGGTGTACTCACAGGCCCTGTATGATTCGGTATGTGAGCAATACAATGTTCTCAAATCTGCAATCCATGGCAAACGAGGATTAGAGGCATCAATTTCAGCTGTCTCTTTATCGCAACCGTGGAATAAGTCAACTTCTTAA